The following coding sequences lie in one Brevibacterium marinum genomic window:
- a CDS encoding enoyl-CoA hydratase-related protein: MIRQSIDNRVLTITIDDSSRANSLSADALVELRDAFAAASDRQDLGGVLFNAVGDKGFSAGMDTAQFDHTNSTQAFETITLLGSVCEAVKNCELPVALSMKGYVIGGAVEIAAAADFRVGGASSWYSMPEVRIGIPSVLESVNLHRLMGWTKANEMILTGNRYSAEAMERCGFLNTVVDDATVDEVALDYLRATMESDRSVIAQQKRLFRTWKNTFEDEAITDSCQEFSLAFARKND, from the coding sequence ATGATCCGTCAAAGCATTGACAACCGGGTCCTCACCATCACTATCGACGACTCTTCTCGTGCCAATTCCCTGTCCGCAGATGCCCTGGTCGAACTGCGCGACGCCTTCGCAGCTGCGTCCGACCGCCAGGATCTCGGCGGTGTGCTTTTCAACGCCGTCGGCGACAAGGGATTCTCTGCGGGCATGGACACCGCTCAGTTCGACCACACGAACTCTACTCAGGCATTTGAGACCATCACTCTGCTCGGCAGCGTGTGCGAAGCGGTCAAGAACTGCGAACTGCCGGTCGCTCTGTCGATGAAGGGCTATGTCATCGGCGGTGCAGTCGAGATCGCGGCCGCAGCCGACTTCCGGGTCGGCGGTGCTTCATCGTGGTACTCCATGCCCGAGGTCCGCATCGGGATTCCATCCGTGCTCGAATCGGTGAACCTGCACCGTCTGATGGGGTGGACCAAGGCCAATGAGATGATCCTGACCGGCAATCGCTACAGCGCGGAAGCGATGGAGCGCTGCGGATTCCTCAACACGGTCGTCGATGACGCGACGGTCGACGAGGTGGCCCTGGACTACCTGCGCGCCACGATGGAATCGGACAGGTCTGTCATCGCCCAACAGAAACGACTGTTTCGCACCTGGAAGAACACCTTCGAGGACGAGGCCATCACCGACTCGTGCCAGGAGTTCTCGCTGGCCTTCGCCCGGAAGAACGACTGA
- a CDS encoding GmrSD restriction endonuclease domain-containing protein, whose product MSVSMISGVVIRSAGVRVVALVAVLVLALLTGCGSDGAGRSAGSDAAWSTGGGGSADADPVPARPETSPEGAQDSAAPDAAVGLPPTRSERGELKPESAGEGGAAQGGNNALDSESARSMLDELGVEGKAPEVGYDPQLFDWRSDVDDNGCDTRDDVLRRDLSILVVEAGTNGCVVTAGDLDDEYLGRSYSFERESDKVTIDHIVARSNAWQTGAADLSEEELREFANDPLNLLAVSTSISQQKDGGDAAAWLPPNEDYQCEYVARQIAVKHKYGLWVADAEKDAMARVLDTCGDFPAFAEDVDWPEPGQGNNLTTEEATGDTSGESSHRPTEDVPSFSDGDSPREDTSTGSSAADGTTPADGETKADGGAATDGETAADGSTSADDEAKADGSTAGDD is encoded by the coding sequence GTGTCCGTTTCCATGATCTCGGGAGTCGTCATTCGCAGCGCTGGTGTTCGTGTCGTGGCCCTCGTGGCCGTGCTCGTTCTCGCGCTGCTGACCGGGTGTGGAAGTGACGGCGCAGGTCGATCCGCTGGAAGCGACGCGGCATGGTCGACCGGGGGAGGCGGCTCAGCGGATGCCGACCCCGTTCCCGCCCGGCCGGAGACCTCGCCCGAAGGGGCCCAGGACTCTGCGGCACCGGATGCGGCCGTCGGTCTGCCGCCAACGAGGTCTGAACGGGGCGAGCTGAAGCCCGAATCCGCCGGTGAAGGCGGTGCTGCGCAGGGCGGCAACAATGCTCTGGACTCAGAATCCGCGCGGTCGATGCTCGACGAGCTCGGCGTCGAGGGCAAGGCGCCCGAGGTCGGCTACGATCCCCAGCTGTTCGACTGGCGCTCCGATGTCGACGACAACGGCTGCGATACGCGCGATGATGTGCTCAGGCGCGATCTCAGCATCCTCGTGGTCGAGGCTGGGACAAACGGATGCGTTGTGACTGCCGGAGACCTCGATGATGAGTACCTCGGCCGGTCGTATTCCTTCGAACGTGAATCCGACAAGGTCACGATCGATCACATTGTGGCTCGTTCGAATGCCTGGCAGACCGGTGCCGCTGACCTGTCCGAGGAGGAGCTGCGCGAGTTCGCCAACGATCCGCTCAATCTGTTGGCCGTGAGCACGAGCATCAGTCAACAGAAGGACGGCGGAGACGCGGCCGCATGGTTGCCGCCGAACGAGGACTACCAGTGCGAATACGTCGCTCGGCAGATCGCCGTCAAGCACAAGTACGGTCTGTGGGTGGCAGACGCGGAGAAGGATGCCATGGCCCGTGTGCTCGACACGTGCGGGGACTTCCCGGCATTCGCCGAGGATGTGGACTGGCCGGAACCGGGACAGGGCAACAATCTGACGACCGAAGAGGCCACCGGCGACACATCGGGAGAGTCTTCGCACCGTCCGACAGAGGACGTGCCGAGCTTCTCGGACGGGGACTCTCCACGCGAGGACACCTCGACCGGGAGTTCTGCGGCAGACGGCACCACCCCGGCCGACGGTGAGACCAAGGCCGACGGGGGCGCTGCGACCGATGGCGAAACCGCGGCCGACGGCAGTACTTCGGCCGACGATGAGGCCAAGGCCGACGGCAGCACTGCGGGCGACGATTAG
- a CDS encoding PaaI family thioesterase, whose product MNSPSDPTPDVSLEAASRFVAASGLVVDEVTNTMVRGHADLGADHHTPWGVVHGGVYTTIVESTGSIGASHAVADRGEFAVGIHNATDFLRPTTGARIVVEGTALHQGRTQQLWEVIITDSASEKVLARGQLRLQNVPMPKGDS is encoded by the coding sequence ATGAACTCACCATCGGATCCAACGCCGGATGTCTCGCTCGAGGCAGCCAGTCGTTTCGTCGCAGCTTCGGGACTCGTTGTCGACGAAGTCACGAACACCATGGTCCGCGGCCATGCCGACCTGGGAGCCGATCATCACACGCCGTGGGGAGTCGTCCACGGCGGCGTGTACACAACGATCGTGGAGAGCACGGGAAGCATCGGCGCCAGCCACGCTGTGGCCGATCGCGGGGAGTTCGCCGTCGGCATCCACAACGCCACCGATTTCCTGCGCCCGACCACCGGTGCCCGGATCGTGGTCGAGGGCACGGCCCTGCACCAGGGACGGACCCAACAGCTGTGGGAAGTCATCATCACCGACTCGGCTTCCGAGAAGGTCCTCGCCCGGGGACAGCTCCGCCTGCAGAACGTGCCGATGCCGAAGGGGGACAGCTGA
- a CDS encoding winged helix-turn-helix transcriptional regulator: MDWLEFDTAGCSIQRTLDVIGEKWTVLILRETFNGVRRFDQIRDHVGVSDPMLSDRLRKLVTAGVLEAKPYREPGRRVRKEYRLTDKGLDLYPVMISLLRWGDEHRAGADGPPLEVTHRDCGRPIRAVVECAAGHTVSSPREAVTSPTRAATMRTAPVRG, encoded by the coding sequence ATGGACTGGCTGGAATTCGACACGGCTGGATGTTCGATCCAGAGGACCCTCGACGTCATCGGGGAGAAGTGGACCGTGCTCATCCTCCGCGAGACGTTCAACGGAGTGCGCCGATTCGATCAGATCCGCGACCACGTCGGCGTCTCCGACCCGATGCTCTCCGACCGGCTGCGCAAGCTCGTCACCGCCGGAGTCCTCGAGGCCAAGCCCTATCGGGAGCCCGGGCGGCGCGTTCGCAAGGAATACCGGCTCACGGACAAGGGCCTCGATCTCTATCCGGTGATGATCTCGCTGCTGAGGTGGGGCGACGAACACCGTGCAGGCGCCGATGGTCCACCGCTGGAAGTCACACACCGCGACTGTGGCCGGCCCATCCGCGCCGTCGTCGAGTGCGCTGCCGGCCACACCGTCTCCTCGCCGAGGGAAGCTGTCACCTCACCCACGCGCGCGGCGACTATGCGGACTGCGCCCGTGCGCGGATGA
- a CDS encoding LysR family transcriptional regulator: protein MLDTHRLAIWRAVVASGSVQQAAANLQYTPATISQHIIRLQKDVGLPLYERTGRGITPTPVGLRLAEESGEVFSSLRRLEATLDDLRRGPRPRLEIGCFSSAAKEWIPSIVSSVVTEFPTVQFEITLSPATDAEDWHPHDLEIHSEDPSLPPTTIPGFRRQLLTEEDYLLVVASDHRLAGAEAASMSQLIDEAWVDADISNTPAGLVVARACNAAGYEPRFVAGSDDHYAVLAMVAAGVGISALPPLAIRDLPTGVTTVSLIDPTPRRRIVLQTREAVHHHAYVRTAEDLIRARAQSA from the coding sequence ATGCTCGACACCCATCGACTCGCGATCTGGAGGGCCGTGGTCGCCAGCGGCTCCGTGCAGCAGGCCGCGGCCAATCTCCAATACACTCCGGCAACGATCAGCCAGCACATCATCAGGCTGCAGAAGGACGTGGGTCTGCCCCTCTACGAGCGGACCGGGCGGGGAATCACGCCGACTCCCGTCGGTCTGCGCCTGGCCGAGGAATCCGGTGAGGTCTTCTCCAGCCTGCGACGTCTCGAGGCCACGCTCGATGACCTGCGTCGAGGCCCCCGACCGCGCCTCGAGATCGGCTGCTTCTCCTCGGCGGCGAAGGAGTGGATACCCTCCATCGTCTCTTCGGTCGTCACCGAATTTCCGACGGTGCAATTCGAGATCACCCTCAGCCCCGCGACGGACGCCGAGGACTGGCACCCGCACGACCTCGAGATCCACTCGGAGGATCCCTCCCTGCCGCCGACGACGATTCCGGGGTTCCGCCGGCAGTTGCTCACAGAAGAGGACTACCTGCTCGTCGTCGCCTCCGATCATCGTCTGGCCGGCGCCGAGGCGGCCTCGATGTCCCAGCTCATCGACGAAGCGTGGGTCGACGCGGACATCAGCAACACGCCGGCAGGTCTCGTCGTCGCCCGGGCCTGCAATGCCGCCGGTTACGAACCCCGCTTCGTGGCGGGCTCCGATGACCACTACGCCGTCCTGGCCATGGTCGCCGCCGGAGTCGGCATCTCGGCACTGCCGCCGCTGGCGATTCGAGACCTGCCGACAGGAGTGACCACGGTCTCGCTCATCGATCCGACACCTCGGCGCCGGATCGTCCTGCAGACGAGGGAGGCGGTGCATCACCACGCGTACGTCCGCACCGCCGAGGATCTCATCCGCGCACGGGCGCAGTCCGCATAG
- a CDS encoding calcium:proton antiporter, which produces MTAAIRSILTPTAILRLVLGWGAFAALLLVGPLLEPPVPAPLLITALVVIVGVILICAFGVVNEAEHLAHRLGDPYGSLVLTLSIVLIEVVLIAAVLLGPGDHTTIARDSVMAVSMIILNAVIGLCLLVGGLRHGDMAHNRTGTSTYLSLTIVLAALAFALPALIGTNGSYAHWQELPIIVLTIGIYAFFLYRQTGSQADDFVEVDERLTRAPAEAAGRSATGTEAGDAPVTVVEGEPVKHSIVDIISTHRTEIIVRLLLLVATVTPIVLLSHDMATLLDDGLGRLGAPVALSGVVIALIVFLPETITSIRAAWAGEVQRVSNLCHGAQVSTVGLTIPVVLVIGALTDQQIVLAESPANLLLFAVTLLLSVTTFAAKRVTAVHGAAHLVVFAIFGITLFS; this is translated from the coding sequence ATGACTGCCGCCATTCGCAGCATCCTCACTCCTACCGCGATCCTCCGCCTCGTCCTGGGCTGGGGCGCGTTCGCCGCCCTGCTCCTCGTCGGCCCACTCCTCGAACCGCCGGTACCCGCTCCCCTGCTGATCACCGCGCTGGTCGTCATCGTCGGGGTCATCCTCATCTGTGCCTTCGGGGTTGTGAACGAGGCCGAGCATCTGGCCCACCGGCTCGGCGATCCCTACGGTTCGCTCGTGCTCACCCTGTCGATCGTGCTCATCGAGGTGGTGCTCATCGCCGCCGTCCTCCTCGGCCCCGGCGACCATACGACGATCGCCCGCGATTCGGTCATGGCCGTGTCCATGATCATCCTCAATGCGGTCATCGGACTGTGTCTGCTGGTCGGAGGGCTCAGGCACGGCGACATGGCGCACAACCGCACCGGCACCTCGACCTATCTCTCGCTCACCATCGTCCTCGCCGCCCTCGCATTCGCCCTGCCGGCACTCATCGGCACCAATGGCAGTTACGCGCACTGGCAGGAGCTTCCGATCATCGTCCTCACGATCGGCATCTATGCCTTCTTCCTCTACCGCCAGACGGGCAGCCAGGCCGATGACTTCGTCGAGGTCGATGAACGACTGACGCGGGCCCCCGCCGAGGCGGCTGGCAGATCCGCAACCGGCACAGAGGCAGGGGACGCACCGGTCACGGTCGTCGAGGGCGAACCCGTGAAGCACAGCATCGTCGACATCATCTCCACCCATCGCACTGAGATCATCGTGCGCCTTCTCCTGCTCGTTGCCACGGTCACGCCCATCGTTCTGCTCTCCCACGATATGGCGACGCTGCTCGATGACGGCTTGGGCCGCCTCGGCGCGCCTGTGGCCCTGTCGGGGGTCGTCATCGCACTCATCGTCTTCCTCCCGGAGACGATCACGTCGATCAGGGCAGCCTGGGCGGGTGAGGTTCAGCGTGTGAGCAACCTGTGCCACGGGGCGCAGGTCTCCACTGTCGGACTGACGATTCCGGTCGTCCTCGTCATCGGAGCCCTCACCGATCAGCAGATCGTACTCGCCGAGTCACCGGCGAACCTCCTCCTGTTCGCCGTCACCCTGCTGCTGTCGGTGACGACGTTCGCGGCGAAGAGGGTCACGGCCGTCCACGGGGCGGCGCACCTCGTCGTGTTCGCGATCTTCGGGATCACACTCTTCTCTTGA
- a CDS encoding IclR family transcriptional regulator — translation MAEASPPTTIRSVSRALALIRCFAPGVDSLTLQELASEAEVPKSTAVRILGALRAEGMIDHDPFTRTYSPGVGFLHWAQVAGHRWGVPTAVTDLMHSAVSKFGESISLYVRSGDSRIAIAHVPGTQTLRHVIAVGESMTLSAGSSSWILLQNAPPEIVERVERSLRDRGAGYTAKEKIERSTRLGYSSSRGEREAGVAGVSVRVDLPHGRPVGALTFGGPTARIGKTEITEYAQHLQTIAPTIGAQLDTRRYSSATHVS, via the coding sequence ATGGCTGAGGCGTCGCCCCCTACGACGATCCGCAGCGTGTCTCGCGCCCTCGCCCTGATCCGGTGCTTCGCCCCCGGGGTCGATTCACTGACTCTGCAGGAGCTGGCGTCCGAAGCCGAGGTCCCCAAGAGCACAGCGGTCCGCATCCTGGGCGCCCTGCGTGCAGAAGGGATGATCGACCACGATCCGTTTACACGCACCTATTCCCCGGGCGTGGGCTTCCTCCATTGGGCACAGGTCGCAGGACATCGCTGGGGTGTTCCGACTGCGGTCACCGATCTCATGCATTCCGCCGTGTCGAAATTCGGCGAATCGATCAGCCTCTACGTACGATCAGGAGACTCACGTATTGCGATCGCCCACGTTCCGGGCACACAGACACTCCGACACGTGATCGCCGTCGGAGAATCAATGACGCTGAGCGCCGGCTCGTCCTCGTGGATCTTGCTGCAGAATGCTCCCCCGGAGATTGTCGAACGAGTCGAGCGATCGCTCCGAGACAGAGGCGCCGGGTACACGGCTAAAGAAAAGATCGAACGGAGCACCCGGTTAGGCTACTCGTCGAGTCGCGGAGAGCGCGAGGCAGGAGTGGCCGGGGTCAGCGTGAGAGTCGATCTCCCGCACGGTCGGCCAGTGGGCGCTTTGACCTTCGGCGGCCCGACTGCACGCATCGGAAAGACGGAGATCACTGAGTACGCCCAGCACCTGCAGACAATTGCGCCGACCATCGGCGCACAACTGGACACGAGGAGGTATTCGTCCGCAACACACGTTTCCTGA
- a CDS encoding universal stress protein, with amino-acid sequence MTVLCVVNDDDLGREVFGAGQQAATALGTRTVVAAVRGERPNAEFGLEIVTLPEHQDEADAVLDLSIETKAALIVVGVRRRSPVGKFLLGSAAQRIILEAEVPVLTVKEPLHG; translated from the coding sequence ATGACTGTCCTCTGTGTTGTGAATGATGACGATCTGGGAAGAGAAGTGTTCGGCGCCGGACAACAGGCCGCAACAGCTCTGGGCACCCGGACGGTCGTAGCGGCAGTCCGCGGCGAGAGGCCGAACGCTGAGTTCGGACTCGAGATCGTCACCCTGCCCGAGCATCAGGACGAGGCCGACGCTGTGCTCGATCTCAGCATCGAGACCAAAGCAGCGCTGATCGTCGTCGGCGTGCGCCGGCGGTCGCCGGTCGGGAAGTTCCTCCTCGGCAGCGCAGCTCAACGGATCATTCTCGAAGCAGAAGTACCGGTGCTCACAGTCAAGGAGCCCCTTCATGGCTGA
- a CDS encoding Bug family tripartite tricarboxylate transporter substrate binding protein → MAITRRQWLTVGLCVPLTLAAGAQSAVSGSASGARTALTLLVGAAPGGGWDTVARELQVAMRENNIVANPQVINVPGAAGTIALEQLMQMKGQTDVVMVTGTVMLGGIDVNDSLHDLTETTAIAHLADDYEAIVVPTDSPLESLDDLIRALKDDPGAVSFGGGSLGGTDHLLAGMLAQEVEVDPTEINYVPFAGGGEAVSALLSHSVTAGVSGYNEFADQVTAGNLRLLGIASPERMDGADGPTFAEAGYETYLPNWRGVVAPPGLTDDDSAELTAIISETVATPEWADALKRNKWIDAYQDGREFKSFVGAETQRVEAIIEGLGL, encoded by the coding sequence ATGGCAATCACCAGACGTCAATGGCTGACGGTCGGACTGTGCGTTCCGCTGACACTCGCGGCAGGAGCACAGTCAGCAGTGAGCGGGTCAGCGTCCGGAGCACGCACAGCGCTCACGCTGCTCGTCGGGGCCGCCCCCGGAGGAGGATGGGACACCGTCGCCCGCGAGCTTCAGGTGGCGATGAGGGAAAATAACATCGTCGCAAATCCACAGGTGATCAATGTCCCCGGGGCCGCAGGGACGATCGCTCTCGAACAGCTCATGCAGATGAAGGGCCAAACAGACGTCGTCATGGTCACCGGAACTGTGATGTTGGGTGGAATCGACGTCAACGACTCGCTGCACGATCTCACCGAAACCACGGCGATCGCACATCTGGCCGACGACTATGAAGCGATCGTGGTGCCGACTGATTCGCCGCTGGAATCACTCGACGACCTTATCCGAGCGCTCAAAGACGATCCCGGTGCGGTGTCCTTCGGTGGCGGCTCATTAGGAGGGACCGATCATCTTCTTGCAGGAATGCTCGCGCAGGAGGTCGAGGTCGACCCGACCGAGATCAACTACGTTCCGTTCGCCGGTGGCGGGGAGGCTGTCTCTGCGCTGTTGTCGCACAGCGTCACCGCTGGGGTCAGCGGCTACAACGAGTTCGCCGATCAAGTGACCGCAGGCAACTTGAGGCTCCTGGGCATTGCGTCCCCTGAGCGGATGGACGGGGCCGACGGGCCCACGTTCGCTGAGGCGGGCTACGAGACATACCTGCCCAACTGGAGAGGTGTTGTGGCACCTCCTGGGCTGACCGATGACGACTCCGCCGAACTCACGGCGATCATCTCGGAGACCGTAGCGACCCCGGAATGGGCGGATGCGCTCAAGCGCAACAAGTGGATTGACGCCTACCAGGACGGCAGGGAATTCAAGAGTTTCGTGGGGGCTGAGACTCAAAGAGTCGAAGCGATCATCGAAGGGTTGGGACTATGA
- a CDS encoding tripartite tricarboxylate transporter TctB family protein codes for MTQNRLSGASFPLLTLLLGVAVYLTVGLVAMEVPDSAAVPGPRFFPTIITVIAYAISAVVAVQSVRQLIADRRSMAHTEAAGSEEAVGSESVSEPSEAGVNWRMVVIVIASFLAFILLLDILGWLLSAAILVFGVATGLGAKSMFSSAFIALTMSAIVQLAFVGGLGLPLPAGFLGEF; via the coding sequence ATGACTCAGAACAGACTCAGCGGAGCATCGTTTCCGCTCCTGACGCTCCTCCTCGGTGTTGCCGTCTACCTCACGGTCGGCTTGGTCGCCATGGAAGTCCCCGATTCCGCGGCCGTTCCCGGTCCGCGATTCTTTCCCACGATCATCACCGTGATCGCGTATGCGATCAGCGCTGTCGTCGCTGTCCAAAGTGTGCGCCAGCTGATAGCCGATCGCCGAAGCATGGCCCACACCGAAGCAGCCGGTTCTGAAGAAGCTGTCGGCTCTGAATCGGTTTCCGAACCGTCCGAAGCTGGTGTGAACTGGCGAATGGTCGTGATCGTCATCGCCAGCTTTCTTGCGTTCATCCTGCTGCTCGACATTCTGGGGTGGCTGCTCAGCGCCGCGATCCTCGTCTTCGGTGTGGCGACCGGATTGGGAGCCAAGAGCATGTTTTCCTCGGCCTTCATCGCACTGACCATGTCAGCCATTGTCCAGCTCGCCTTCGTCGGAGGCCTCGGCT